From the genome of Methylocystis bryophila, one region includes:
- a CDS encoding DUF5672 family protein produces MAKSGITLVIVSTDTYELGLQAVVKSVANFAFDEVLILSDLPQAWGDFSITKIDKFASGRDYNIFILSELHKYINTDFFLIVQYDGFVLRGDQFSPHFYHYDYIGAPWPFHRALNVGNGGFSWRSRRLAEAAAKVLETHPPDAGAAVLEDHYLCRLNRILLEERYGIRFASEGIAEHFAVEHGERRFPTFGFHGIWHLPKIYNDRLDWLLNNLPQRLLENDAMYPYLADEMYNTSVEHYRKLTKLKGRANRKSSGLGLLRWSGGR; encoded by the coding sequence GTGGCAAAAAGTGGAATTACGCTCGTCATCGTCTCGACGGACACCTATGAGCTCGGCCTCCAGGCCGTCGTTAAGTCCGTCGCGAATTTCGCCTTCGATGAAGTGCTCATATTGAGCGATTTACCGCAGGCATGGGGCGATTTCTCGATCACGAAGATCGACAAGTTCGCATCTGGACGCGATTATAACATTTTTATACTGTCTGAACTCCACAAATATATAAATACTGATTTCTTCCTGATCGTGCAATACGACGGCTTCGTGCTGAGAGGCGATCAATTCTCGCCGCACTTCTATCATTACGACTATATCGGGGCGCCTTGGCCGTTTCACCGAGCCCTCAACGTGGGCAATGGGGGGTTCTCCTGGCGGTCTCGCCGTCTGGCGGAGGCGGCCGCCAAGGTCCTTGAAACCCATCCCCCCGATGCGGGCGCGGCTGTGCTCGAGGATCATTATCTGTGTCGGCTGAACCGGATCTTGCTGGAAGAGAGATACGGCATACGCTTTGCCAGCGAGGGCATCGCCGAGCACTTTGCAGTGGAACATGGCGAAAGGCGCTTCCCGACCTTTGGGTTCCACGGCATTTGGCATTTGCCGAAAATATATAACGACAGGCTGGACTGGCTTTTGAACAACCTACCGCAAAGGCTGCTAGAAAACGACGCCATGTATCCTTATCTCGCTGATGAAATGTACAATACTTCGGTCGAGCATTATAGAAAGTTGACCAAGCTCAAGGGACGAGCTAACCGGAAAAGCAGTGGCCTCGGACTTCTCCGATGGTCGGGCGGCCGGTGA
- a CDS encoding metallophosphoesterase family protein — MGFTFIHAADLHIDSPLAGLGCKDALVRERFANAGRRAVQNLVTETIAAKAAFLLICGDIFDGEWRDVSTGHFFARELGRLERAGILTYIVKGNHDAESLISKDLPYPESVRIFPSRKADIFEIESLRVALHGRSFASRAVGGDFLASYRPRREGWLNIGLLHTALDGSRGHESYAPCTLDDLRRFGYDYWALGHVHAAEIVARDPFIVYPGNIQGRHARETGAKGAMQISVEEGRIVDVSPLTLDAARWAQALVDVGSCRDEADVVARIEAAMRAQYEGCDGRPVALRITLQGATRFSCRLVAERERLEEDMRAIGFRHAEDFWIESLKIETHAPPKKAPALAEADALDVEALISAAAADPQFSTILAELLATIEDKSPRELRGALESETSALRDEARDLLLGLLSEREGEA, encoded by the coding sequence ATGGGTTTCACCTTCATCCACGCCGCCGACCTCCATATCGACAGTCCATTAGCGGGGCTCGGCTGCAAAGACGCGCTCGTGCGGGAGCGCTTTGCGAATGCGGGTCGGCGCGCGGTGCAGAACCTCGTCACGGAGACGATCGCCGCGAAGGCCGCCTTTCTCCTCATCTGCGGCGACATTTTCGACGGCGAGTGGCGCGACGTCTCAACGGGACATTTTTTCGCTCGAGAACTCGGACGCTTGGAGCGCGCCGGCATTCTCACTTACATCGTCAAGGGCAATCACGACGCCGAAAGCCTGATCTCCAAGGACCTGCCCTACCCCGAAAGCGTGCGGATATTCCCGTCGCGCAAGGCCGACATCTTCGAAATCGAGTCTCTTCGAGTCGCGCTGCACGGGCGCAGCTTCGCCTCGCGCGCCGTCGGCGGTGATTTTCTCGCCTCTTATCGACCGCGACGCGAAGGCTGGCTGAACATCGGGCTGCTGCATACGGCGCTCGACGGCTCGCGCGGCCACGAATCCTATGCGCCTTGCACGCTCGACGACTTGAGGCGCTTTGGCTACGACTACTGGGCGCTCGGGCACGTGCACGCCGCGGAGATCGTCGCGCGCGATCCTTTCATCGTCTACCCCGGCAATATCCAGGGTCGCCACGCGCGCGAGACCGGCGCGAAGGGCGCCATGCAGATCAGCGTCGAGGAAGGCCGGATCGTCGACGTCTCGCCGCTGACGCTCGACGCCGCGCGCTGGGCGCAAGCGCTTGTCGACGTCGGCTCGTGCCGCGACGAGGCGGACGTCGTGGCTCGGATAGAAGCCGCGATGCGCGCGCAATACGAAGGCTGCGACGGACGGCCGGTCGCCCTGCGCATCACGCTTCAGGGAGCGACTCGCTTCAGCTGCCGACTCGTCGCGGAGCGAGAGCGTCTGGAAGAGGACATGCGCGCGATCGGCTTTCGCCATGCCGAGGACTTTTGGATCGAGAGCCTCAAGATTGAGACCCATGCGCCTCCCAAGAAAGCGCCGGCCCTCGCGGAAGCGGACGCGCTCGATGTCGAGGCGTTGATCTCGGCCGCAGCGGCCGACCCGCAGTTTTCCACGATACTGGCCGAGCTTCTCGCTACGATCGAGGACAAATCGCCGCGCGAGCTGCGCGGGGCGCTCGAGAGCGAAACCTCCGCGCTTCGGGATGAAGCGCGAGACCTGCTCCTTGGGCTCCTCTCCGAGCGCGAGGGCGAAGCGTGA
- a CDS encoding enoyl-CoA hydratase-related protein produces METGLIVSREGGVLRIVLDRPAKKNALTRDMYLRALAALEEASGDESLRAVLFCGEGGTFTAGNDLADFLSFSGEPMAFPALRFIKAVASFEKPLVAAVAGDAVGIGATMLFHCDLVYASPSARFKAAFIDLGLPPEGGVSLLAPMRFGEAKAAELLMLGEAFDAKEGHRVGLVNAILPEEELQARAFEAATRLAAKPLTALRDTRRLLRGDRGRLLERIDEEARLFAQALRSPEVQARFAAFLKKSAQ; encoded by the coding sequence ATGGAGACCGGGCTGATTGTCTCGCGCGAAGGCGGCGTGCTGCGGATCGTCCTCGACCGGCCCGCGAAGAAGAACGCGCTGACGCGCGATATGTATCTGCGGGCGCTTGCGGCGCTCGAGGAGGCGTCGGGCGACGAGAGCCTGCGAGCGGTGCTGTTTTGCGGAGAGGGAGGGACCTTCACCGCCGGCAACGACCTCGCGGACTTCCTCTCCTTCTCCGGCGAGCCCATGGCGTTTCCGGCGCTGCGCTTCATCAAGGCGGTCGCCAGCTTTGAAAAGCCTCTGGTCGCGGCGGTCGCTGGCGACGCGGTCGGCATCGGCGCGACCATGCTTTTCCACTGCGACCTCGTTTATGCGTCTCCCTCGGCGAGGTTCAAAGCGGCCTTCATCGATCTTGGGCTTCCACCCGAGGGCGGCGTGAGCCTGCTGGCTCCGATGCGCTTCGGCGAAGCCAAAGCCGCGGAGCTGCTCATGCTGGGGGAGGCCTTCGACGCCAAAGAGGGGCATCGCGTCGGCCTCGTGAATGCGATCCTGCCGGAAGAAGAGCTCCAGGCGCGAGCGTTCGAGGCGGCCACGCGCCTCGCCGCCAAGCCCCTGACGGCGCTGCGCGACACGCGGCGCCTGCTGCGCGGCGACCGGGGGAGGCTCCTCGAACGCATAGACGAGGAAGCGCGGCTCTTTGCGCAGGCGCTCAGAAGTCCGGAGGTTCAAGCCCGCTTCGCGGCCTTTCTAAAAAAGAGCGCGCAATAG
- a CDS encoding ATP-binding protein → MRIERLHLERYGRFTDRILEFRPDACLHILLGANEAGKTSALHAIGDLLFGFEARTDYDFQHEQKTLRVGANLRLGDGGALSIRRRKGNKNTLLDENDKPLADDGLAPLLGSLTRATFFAEFGLTSAALRAGGDALLQSGGRLAETLAASSAQLSALTRLRAGLAEEADALFGSRRAERKAFYGTLDRHHEAEKRLRDAVVTAESFAAAQKAVAETEAQRERLDREHDELSRDLKRRERAFRVWRKLNQLRRLREEMAGLSDLPAVSPELVKEWREAFELQAKVEEDLARQQIEEMEATEEIAALKIDAPLMEMAAEIEALRERLGETRKAESDLPRRREAARAAREQLNELARRLGVADADALIARQPSDAAIIGVEAALEARNDAEKRLIAAQETMAEAERRLQELERGQESQAQIVDPAPFRRRIAAFVDIGSEADRARRERLAQDHAEAELFKEAQRLDPSPGAPDALARLPLPDSARIESFRRLFEELKDFEQREAREAERLAQSLAKIEEELSALRRAGEVATRDELAKARHVRDETLAQLEARLETDLIARRDALAKLVAADRRVDAVTDSLLDDGARAARFANAMERREKLLQERESCARAIEEGEKRRETASSEWRRLWSTSGLEPHSPAEMLQWVEDAREILEKRRRIEEARLALVALTQKLEENRAALTGLGQDLGEVVDRDLPIDALYKQTRAALERLEADWSAAQGWAARSESALAELARAKRQREIAQSKLEQAQADWPKAIAGLGLAENASSIEAKAALAVWRAVPPPRQALLSERHRIQTMEADIASFEAAVDRLIASAAPDLASLPQRDALTALGQRLADSRQAATKRSTLQEKQQRREEARKKLLRRSEGAASALASAYEVLGVRESASLRASLDRLDRRFECETGLKEAQRDLVESGDGLDEAMLLEEQAGFEFDALPGEIERAKIAVKNMVDQIALAETRVHEARRLRDALAEGRDAVGAAAEKAEAAAELLDVSRRWLRRAAAARLATLAIERHRETTADPLIARASVLFAAATDGAFQTLGVDYDDADAPTLVGLRESGQRVAVAGMSEGTRDQLFLALRLALLELRKGEPLPFIGDDLLASFDDDRTRRALELLAQFGRERQAILFTHHRHVAEIASQMTDVRIDVVRL, encoded by the coding sequence GTGAGGATCGAGCGCCTTCATCTCGAACGCTACGGCCGCTTCACCGACCGCATTTTAGAGTTTCGGCCCGACGCTTGCCTCCACATCCTGCTCGGCGCGAACGAAGCCGGCAAGACCTCGGCGCTGCACGCGATCGGCGATCTCCTGTTCGGCTTCGAGGCTCGGACGGACTACGACTTCCAGCATGAGCAGAAGACGCTCCGCGTGGGCGCTAATCTTCGCCTCGGCGATGGGGGCGCCCTTTCGATCCGGCGTCGCAAGGGCAATAAGAACACGCTGCTCGATGAGAATGATAAGCCGCTCGCTGACGACGGGCTCGCTCCCCTACTGGGCTCCCTGACGCGCGCGACCTTCTTTGCGGAATTCGGGCTGACCTCCGCCGCGCTTCGTGCAGGGGGAGACGCCCTCCTGCAGTCGGGCGGACGGCTGGCCGAGACGCTTGCGGCCTCGTCGGCGCAGCTCTCCGCCTTGACGCGCCTGCGCGCGGGACTGGCGGAAGAAGCGGACGCGCTCTTTGGCTCTCGCCGCGCCGAGCGCAAGGCGTTTTACGGGACGCTCGACCGCCATCACGAAGCCGAGAAGCGCCTGCGCGACGCCGTCGTGACTGCAGAATCCTTCGCCGCCGCTCAAAAGGCGGTCGCCGAGACGGAGGCGCAACGGGAGCGACTCGACCGGGAGCATGACGAGCTCTCGCGCGATCTGAAACGCCGCGAGCGCGCATTCCGTGTCTGGCGCAAGCTCAATCAGCTGCGGCGGCTGCGCGAGGAGATGGCGGGTCTCTCCGACCTGCCGGCCGTTTCGCCAGAGCTAGTGAAAGAGTGGCGCGAGGCCTTCGAACTGCAGGCGAAGGTCGAAGAGGACCTCGCGCGCCAGCAGATCGAGGAAATGGAGGCCACGGAGGAAATCGCTGCGCTCAAGATCGACGCGCCGCTCATGGAGATGGCCGCTGAAATCGAAGCTTTGCGAGAAAGATTGGGGGAGACCCGCAAGGCGGAAAGCGACCTGCCCAGACGGCGCGAGGCGGCGCGCGCCGCCCGCGAGCAGCTCAATGAGCTGGCGCGCCGACTGGGCGTCGCCGACGCCGACGCGCTGATCGCACGTCAGCCCAGCGATGCGGCAATCATCGGCGTCGAAGCGGCGTTGGAGGCGCGCAACGACGCAGAGAAGCGGCTGATCGCGGCGCAGGAAACGATGGCCGAGGCCGAGAGACGCTTGCAAGAGCTTGAGCGGGGTCAAGAATCACAAGCTCAAATCGTCGATCCCGCGCCCTTTCGCCGGCGCATCGCCGCCTTCGTCGATATCGGGAGCGAGGCGGATCGGGCGCGACGCGAGCGCTTGGCTCAAGACCACGCGGAAGCAGAACTTTTCAAAGAAGCGCAAAGGCTCGATCCGTCTCCCGGCGCGCCCGACGCGCTGGCGCGCCTGCCACTCCCCGATAGCGCGCGGATCGAGTCCTTTCGCCGCCTCTTCGAGGAGCTGAAAGATTTTGAACAACGAGAAGCGCGAGAGGCAGAACGCCTCGCGCAATCGCTCGCGAAGATTGAGGAAGAGCTTTCGGCCCTGCGCAGAGCGGGCGAGGTGGCGACGCGGGACGAGCTCGCCAAGGCCCGGCATGTGCGCGATGAGACGTTGGCGCAGTTGGAAGCGCGGCTCGAGACCGATCTTATCGCGCGACGCGACGCGCTGGCCAAGCTCGTAGCAGCCGACCGGCGCGTCGACGCCGTCACCGACTCGCTGCTCGACGATGGCGCGCGCGCCGCACGTTTCGCCAATGCGATGGAGCGGCGCGAGAAGCTTCTGCAAGAACGCGAATCATGCGCGCGCGCAATCGAGGAAGGCGAAAAACGGCGAGAGACCGCGTCTTCCGAGTGGCGGCGCCTCTGGTCGACAAGCGGCCTCGAGCCCCATTCGCCCGCGGAAATGCTTCAATGGGTCGAGGATGCGCGGGAGATTTTGGAGAAGCGCCGTCGCATTGAAGAGGCGAGGCTCGCGCTCGTCGCGCTGACGCAAAAATTGGAGGAAAACCGCGCGGCGCTGACGGGGCTAGGCCAGGACCTCGGCGAAGTCGTCGATCGGGACTTGCCGATCGATGCGCTTTACAAGCAGACCCGCGCCGCGTTGGAACGGCTCGAAGCGGATTGGAGCGCCGCGCAGGGATGGGCGGCCCGCAGCGAAAGCGCTCTGGCGGAACTGGCGCGCGCGAAACGACAAAGAGAGATCGCGCAGTCGAAGCTCGAGCAGGCGCAGGCCGATTGGCCGAAAGCGATCGCAGGGCTCGGTCTGGCCGAAAACGCCTCTTCCATCGAAGCCAAGGCGGCGCTCGCGGTTTGGCGGGCCGTCCCGCCTCCCCGCCAGGCGCTCTTGTCGGAACGCCACCGCATTCAAACGATGGAAGCGGACATCGCCTCTTTCGAAGCGGCGGTCGATCGGCTCATCGCCAGCGCGGCGCCGGATCTGGCCAGCCTTCCGCAGCGCGACGCCCTGACGGCGCTGGGCCAAAGACTGGCGGACTCGAGACAGGCGGCGACGAAACGGAGCACGCTGCAAGAGAAGCAGCAGCGGCGAGAGGAAGCGCGCAAGAAGCTGCTTCGGCGCAGCGAAGGGGCGGCAAGCGCGCTGGCCTCGGCCTATGAAGTTCTGGGCGTGAGGGAATCGGCGTCGCTGCGCGCGTCGCTCGATCGGCTCGACCGTCGTTTCGAATGCGAAACCGGACTTAAGGAGGCGCAGCGCGATCTTGTGGAGAGCGGCGACGGTCTCGACGAGGCCATGCTGCTGGAGGAGCAAGCCGGCTTCGAGTTCGACGCGCTGCCCGGAGAGATCGAACGCGCCAAGATCGCCGTCAAGAACATGGTCGATCAGATCGCCCTCGCCGAAACGCGCGTGCACGAGGCCAGACGCTTACGCGACGCCCTTGCCGAGGGGCGCGACGCCGTCGGCGCGGCCGCCGAAAAGGCGGAAGCCGCGGCCGAGCTGCTCGACGTCTCCCGTCGTTGGCTTCGCCGCGCCGCAGCGGCTCGGCTTGCGACCCTGGCGATCGAGCGCCACCGCGAGACGACGGCCGATCCCCTAATCGCGCGCGCGTCCGTCCTGTTCGCCGCCGCCACCGACGGCGCTTTCCAGACATTGGGCGTCGATTACGATGACGCCGACGCGCCAACGCTCGTAGGCTTGCGCGAGAGCGGTCAGCGCGTCGCCGTGGCCGGCATGAGCGAAGGGACGCGCGACCAGCTCTTTCTCGCGCTGCGCCTCGCTTTGCTCGAGCTGCGCAAGGGCGAGCCGCTGCCCTTCATCGGCGACGATTTGCTGGCGAGCTTTGACGACGACCGCACGCGCCGCGCGCTCGAATTGCTCGCGCAATTCGGACGCGAGCGGCAGGCGATTCTTTTCACCCACCACCGCCATGTGGCCGAGATCGCCTCGCAGATGACAGATGTGCGGATCGATGTCGTGCGGCTTTGA
- the rfaD gene encoding ADP-glyceromanno-heptose 6-epimerase → MYLITGGAGFIGSNIAEALDASGDDVVIVDWLRDDPFKWRNIAKRRLADLVAPEDLPAFLDANRSKIEGIVHMGAISSTTETDVDAIARNNFRLSVDLWRFCAAAGLPLVYASSAATYGDGAQGFLDRFDEAYLAALRPLNPYGWSKHVFDRFALGSVKGREKAPPRWAGLKFFNVYGPNEYHKGGQRSVAAQLYDQIREQGSARLFRSDNPDYADGEQLRDFVWVGDCVEVVLWALKNPQAPSNLYNVGSGLARSFHDKAKIMFAALGQNANVEFINLPENLRGKYQYYTCASLEKLRAAGFQRPMTTLERGLQLYVRDYLASDDPFR, encoded by the coding sequence ATGTACTTAATCACGGGCGGCGCCGGCTTCATCGGCTCGAATATCGCTGAAGCGCTCGATGCGAGCGGCGACGATGTCGTCATCGTCGATTGGCTGCGCGACGATCCCTTCAAATGGCGCAACATTGCGAAGCGACGGCTGGCCGACCTCGTGGCGCCGGAGGATCTCCCGGCGTTTCTTGACGCCAACCGCTCGAAGATCGAGGGGATCGTGCACATGGGCGCGATCTCCTCAACGACGGAGACGGACGTCGACGCCATTGCGCGCAACAATTTCCGTCTCTCCGTCGACCTCTGGCGCTTTTGCGCCGCCGCTGGCCTGCCCCTCGTCTACGCCTCTTCCGCCGCAACCTATGGCGACGGCGCGCAAGGCTTTCTCGACCGTTTCGACGAGGCTTATCTCGCCGCGCTGCGCCCGCTCAATCCCTATGGCTGGAGCAAGCACGTCTTCGACCGTTTCGCGCTGGGTAGCGTCAAGGGGCGCGAAAAAGCGCCGCCGCGCTGGGCCGGACTAAAATTCTTCAACGTCTACGGACCGAACGAATATCACAAGGGCGGCCAGCGGAGCGTCGCGGCGCAGCTTTATGATCAAATTCGCGAGCAGGGCTCGGCGCGTCTCTTTCGCTCGGACAACCCCGATTACGCCGATGGCGAGCAGCTTCGCGATTTCGTATGGGTCGGCGATTGCGTCGAGGTCGTTCTCTGGGCGCTCAAGAACCCTCAAGCGCCTTCCAATCTTTATAATGTCGGCTCAGGTCTCGCGCGCTCCTTCCATGACAAGGCGAAGATCATGTTCGCGGCGCTCGGCCAAAACGCCAATGTCGAGTTCATCAATCTTCCCGAGAATTTGCGCGGGAAATATCAGTATTATACTTGCGCGTCGCTCGAGAAGCTGCGCGCTGCGGGGTTTCAGCGCCCGATGACGACGCTCGAGCGAGGCTTGCAGCTTTACGTCCGCGATTATCTTGCGAGCGACGACCCCTTTCGCTGA
- a CDS encoding NAD-dependent epimerase/dehydratase family protein has product MRIFISGVAGFLGSHLAESFLADGHEVIGCDNMLGGELDNVPAAVNYFQYDCCHHNSMVKITQGCDVVYHCAATAYEGLSVFSPHVVTQNIVTASVSLFSAAIANRVKRIVFCSSMARYGVNEVPFLESYTPRPQDPYGIGKVAAEQMLRNLCETHGVEYVIAVPHNIIGPRQKYDDPYRNVASIMMNLMMQGRQPTIYGDGTQMRCFSFIDDDIYCLKEMAYRSDIVGEVINIGPDEEFVTINDLANNIANLLQFNVDPIYMPGRPQEVKFATCSAEKARKVLGYKTKVKMKDGLQAMIDHIRRKGPRPFRYHLDLEIVNELTPRTWKEKLF; this is encoded by the coding sequence ATGCGTATTTTCATCAGCGGCGTCGCGGGATTTTTGGGAAGCCATTTGGCGGAGTCGTTCCTCGCCGACGGCCATGAGGTGATCGGCTGCGACAACATGCTCGGCGGCGAGCTGGACAACGTTCCCGCCGCGGTCAATTATTTTCAATATGACTGCTGCCACCACAATTCGATGGTCAAGATCACCCAGGGGTGTGACGTCGTCTATCATTGCGCCGCGACCGCCTACGAGGGCTTGTCGGTCTTTTCGCCGCATGTGGTGACGCAAAACATCGTCACCGCCTCGGTCTCGCTTTTCAGCGCCGCGATCGCCAACCGGGTCAAGCGCATCGTCTTCTGCTCGTCGATGGCGCGATATGGCGTCAATGAGGTGCCTTTCCTCGAAAGCTACACGCCGCGCCCGCAGGATCCCTACGGCATAGGCAAGGTGGCCGCCGAACAGATGCTGCGCAATCTTTGCGAGACGCATGGCGTCGAATATGTGATCGCCGTTCCGCATAACATCATCGGGCCTCGCCAGAAATACGACGATCCCTATCGCAACGTCGCGAGCATCATGATGAATCTCATGATGCAGGGCCGTCAGCCGACGATTTATGGCGATGGAACGCAGATGCGCTGCTTTTCCTTCATCGACGACGACATCTATTGCCTGAAGGAGATGGCCTACCGTTCTGACATTGTCGGGGAGGTGATCAACATCGGTCCCGACGAAGAGTTCGTCACGATCAACGACCTCGCGAACAACATCGCGAATCTGCTGCAGTTCAACGTCGATCCGATCTATATGCCCGGGCGTCCGCAGGAGGTGAAATTCGCCACCTGCTCCGCCGAGAAGGCGCGCAAGGTGCTCGGCTATAAGACCAAGGTTAAGATGAAGGACGGGCTGCAGGCGATGATCGACCATATCCGTCGCAAGGGCCCGCGACCGTTCCGCTACCATCTCGATCTCGAGATCGTGAACGAGCTGACGCCAAGAACCTGGAAGGAAAAACTGTTCTGA
- a CDS encoding M14 family metallopeptidase, with protein METPCAILDCVPPQFLDCPPERLIDVLPRPTLFDLQGRDPRPLFVSVLLHGNEETGLEAAQELLRRHLAKGLARSLLLFVGNIEAAAAGVRTLPSQRDFNRIWPGTPLIADPLAHMAQFVFDYAARRGLFASVDIHNNTGFNPHYGCIPRLEPKFLALARLFSRTIVHSERPLGVHTSAFARLCPAVTVECGKVGEGKARDHAIELLEACLSIAELPDHPPSPQDLNLLRTYAIVRVPPTATLSFDGAVADFMFPADLDHLNFSELEAGTTFGLVGNGAVELELVSGEDAEATPEGYFSYVDGEIRLARAAIPAMLTTKPEAVRQDCLGYLMHRINLQGERV; from the coding sequence ACGTGCTGCCACGACCGACGCTCTTCGATCTCCAGGGCCGAGATCCTCGACCGCTCTTCGTCTCCGTGCTGCTCCACGGCAATGAGGAGACGGGGCTGGAGGCCGCCCAGGAGCTCTTGCGTCGCCATCTCGCAAAAGGGCTCGCACGCTCGCTGCTGCTGTTTGTCGGCAATATCGAAGCCGCTGCGGCGGGCGTGCGGACCTTGCCGAGCCAGCGGGACTTCAACCGCATCTGGCCCGGGACGCCGCTGATCGCAGACCCGCTCGCGCATATGGCGCAATTCGTGTTCGACTATGCGGCGCGCCGAGGGCTCTTTGCGAGCGTCGACATCCACAACAACACCGGCTTCAATCCGCATTACGGCTGCATCCCGCGGCTTGAGCCGAAGTTCCTCGCCTTGGCGCGGCTCTTCTCGCGGACGATCGTGCATTCCGAGCGCCCTCTCGGCGTGCATACCTCAGCCTTCGCCAGGCTTTGTCCCGCGGTTACCGTCGAATGCGGCAAGGTCGGCGAGGGCAAGGCCAGAGATCACGCGATCGAACTGCTCGAAGCCTGTCTCTCCATCGCAGAGCTGCCGGATCACCCGCCGTCGCCGCAGGATCTCAATCTCCTGCGGACCTATGCGATCGTGCGCGTGCCGCCGACGGCGACGCTCTCATTCGACGGCGCCGTCGCCGATTTCATGTTTCCAGCCGATCTCGATCATCTGAATTTCAGCGAGCTCGAAGCCGGGACGACCTTTGGCCTTGTCGGAAACGGCGCCGTGGAGCTCGAGCTCGTTTCGGGAGAGGACGCCGAAGCCACGCCGGAGGGCTACTTCAGCTATGTGGACGGAGAAATCCGCCTCGCGCGCGCGGCGATTCCGGCCATGCTGACCACGAAGCCCGAAGCCGTGCGCCAGGATTGCCTCGGCTATCTGATGCACCGGATCAATCTGCAGGGCGAGAGGGTTTGA
- a CDS encoding ComF family protein — protein MFLSALSPVLYRASTAVLDLFFPPACLNCRAAIAEHGGLCPRCWTDMAFIERPFCERLGEPFEREGSAPGMISLEAAARPPVFTRARAVARYEGDTARALVNRLKYYDRHDLAAPMGRWMARAGAELLTDADLIVPTPLHRLRLAERRFNQAALLAAPIARESAVPLETMALERVKATPPQVGLSRARRAENLAGAFKVDPAFAGRISGANVVLVDDVLTTGATANAAARALLRAGAARVDLLVFARTGLTR, from the coding sequence ATGTTCCTCTCTGCGCTTTCTCCCGTTCTCTACCGCGCCAGCACAGCCGTGCTCGATCTGTTTTTTCCGCCTGCTTGTCTCAACTGCCGCGCCGCGATCGCCGAGCATGGCGGCCTTTGCCCCCGATGCTGGACTGACATGGCCTTCATCGAGCGTCCCTTCTGCGAGCGGCTGGGGGAGCCCTTCGAGAGGGAGGGCTCCGCTCCGGGGATGATCTCGCTCGAAGCCGCCGCGCGGCCCCCGGTTTTCACGCGCGCAAGGGCCGTCGCCCGCTACGAGGGCGATACGGCGCGGGCGCTGGTCAATCGGCTGAAATATTATGATCGTCACGATCTCGCTGCGCCTATGGGACGCTGGATGGCGCGCGCCGGGGCCGAATTGCTCACGGACGCGGACCTTATCGTTCCGACGCCTCTCCACCGCCTGCGCCTTGCCGAACGGCGCTTTAATCAGGCGGCGCTGCTCGCCGCTCCGATCGCGCGGGAAAGCGCCGTCCCGCTGGAAACCATGGCCTTGGAGCGAGTGAAGGCGACGCCGCCGCAGGTGGGCCTGAGCCGCGCGCGGCGCGCCGAGAATCTTGCCGGCGCCTTCAAGGTCGACCCCGCTTTCGCCGGACGAATCTCGGGCGCGAATGTCGTGCTCGTGGACGACGTGCTGACGACCGGCGCGACCGCCAACGCCGCGGCGCGCGCGCTGCTGCGGGCGGGAGCGGCGCGGGTGGATCTCCTCGTCTTCGCGCGGACCGGGCTGACCCGTTAA
- a CDS encoding D-glycero-alpha-D-manno-heptose-1,7-bisphosphate 7-phosphatase — protein MNEGAQTGKRFALLDRDGTVVIDKVYLADPAGLEFAPGVVEGLRLMRDAGLRFLMITNQSGVARGYFDEETLARIHRRLCEMLAQEGIDLEAIYYCPHGPTDGCRCRKPQPGLVLDAMANFGFSPEEAVLIGDSEADMGAATATGLTGIRVASPNAGAIAAHDAAPDFLAAARRAVAYFDSRQAKNRSCT, from the coding sequence GTGAATGAGGGCGCGCAGACGGGAAAGCGCTTCGCGCTTCTCGATCGCGACGGAACGGTCGTGATCGACAAGGTTTATCTCGCCGACCCCGCCGGCCTCGAATTTGCCCCCGGCGTGGTCGAGGGGCTGCGCCTCATGCGCGACGCCGGCTTGCGCTTCCTCATGATCACCAACCAATCGGGCGTCGCCAGGGGTTACTTCGACGAGGAGACCCTCGCAAGGATTCACCGGCGTCTGTGCGAGATGCTGGCGCAAGAAGGAATCGACCTCGAGGCTATCTATTATTGCCCGCATGGCCCCACGGACGGCTGCCGCTGTCGCAAACCCCAGCCGGGTCTGGTGCTTGACGCGATGGCGAATTTTGGCTTCTCCCCCGAAGAGGCGGTGCTGATTGGCGACAGCGAGGCAGACATGGGCGCGGCGACCGCGACCGGCCTCACGGGCATTCGCGTCGCGTCGCCGAATGCAGGAGCAATCGCCGCGCACGACGCAGCCCCCGATTTCCTCGCGGCGGCGCGTCGGGCGGTCGCCTATTTCGACTCCCGACAGGCAAAGAATCGGTCATGTACTTAA